TTGCTATAATATAAAATATAGACCAACATAGCGATAATCAGCCAGTAGCTTGTGATCGGGTTGGTTGCTTTGGCTATGAAGTCTTGAATCAATGGCATGATACCGCCACCGACTACCATCATCATGAATAAGCCGGATGCAGCAGCTGTATACTTGCCCAGTCCTTCTACGGCAAGGTTGAAGATGCCACCCCACATTACAGAAGTGGAAAGTCCGCATACTGCAATGAGGAAACATTTCATTGGAATTTCATTTCCCTTGAATTCCACAGTGACTGTTTCAGGCATGAGGATAGCAATCAGCAACATGATAATGGCAAATAGAGAAACGGCAGTCATTTGTGCAGTAGTTGAAATTTTTCCACTGATGATACTGCTGGAAGCACGGCCGATAAGCATCAAGAACCAGTAGCTGGCAGCCAATGTACCGCCTATGGCTGCAGAACCTTCGAATCCCAGATTCGTGATATAGAAGTTTAGCTGTGCCGGTATACCGATTTCTACACCCACATAGAAGAAGATGGCAATAACGCCCAACAGGCAGTGGCGGAAAGCCAACGGACTGTGTTCAAACTTCTTGTTTCCTGTGTTAGCTTGCGGTTCGGGGATGGCGACAAATGAAATGATGATGAATGACAGGATGAATATACCGATACCGATGAACAAAAGAGGAGCTACATTACTCATGCTTGTTTCTGCGGTAACTTGTCCGATCAATACACCTACCAATAGCGGAGTCAATGTTCCGGTCAGTGAGTTCAAGGTACCCCCGATTTGAATCAACTGGTTCCCTTTGTTCCCGCCGCCACCTAAGAGGTTCAACATCGGATTTACTACAGTATTCAGCATACATACACAGAAACCGCAGATAAATGCGCCTAACAGATAAATAATAAGGTTCAAGGCAACGATTTGATCATCATAAGTGAAAGTCTCGATGTCTGCTCCGAAAA
This genomic window from Bacteroides sp. AN502(2024) contains:
- a CDS encoding MFS transporter gives rise to the protein MTQVKKSGNLIAIITMCFIFAMISFVTNMAAPFGNIWGFQYSWAAMMGNMMNFAAYLFMGIPAGKMLVRYGYKKTALSALAVGAVGLIVQYLSSIFGADIETFTYDDQIVALNLIIYLLGAFICGFCVCMLNTVVNPMLNLLGGGGNKGNQLIQIGGTLNSLTGTLTPLLVGVLIGQVTAETSMSNVAPLLFIGIGIFILSFIIISFVAIPEPQANTGNKKFEHSPLAFRHCLLGVIAIFFYVGVEIGIPAQLNFYITNLGFEGSAAIGGTLAASYWFLMLIGRASSSIISGKISTTAQMTAVSLFAIIMLLIAILMPETVTVEFKGNEIPMKCFLIAVCGLSTSVMWGGIFNLAVEGLGKYTAAASGLFMMMVVGGGIMPLIQDFIAKATNPITSYWLIIAMLVYILYYSKIGCKNVNKDIPVE